One window from the genome of Pseudomonas fluorescens encodes:
- the rluC gene encoding 23S rRNA pseudouridine(955/2504/2580) synthase RluC produces the protein MTTTAPSTPGVQLLEVSPEYAGQRIDNFLLARLKGVPKTLIYRILRKGEVRVNKGRIKPEYKLQAGDIVRVPPVRVPERDEPVPLAQGLLQRLEASIVYEDKALIVINKPAGIAVHGGSGLNFGVIEAFRQLRPDAKELELVHRLDRDTSGLLMIAKKRSMLRHLHEQLRGDGVDKRYMALVRGRWETSIKQVRAPLLKSNLRSGERMVEVNEEGKEALTVFKVLRRFDDFATLVEAKPVTGRTHQIRVHTLHAGHCIAGDSKYGDDDFTKEIRDLGGKRLFLHAYMLTVPLPDGGELKLQAPVDDMWAKTVERLSAS, from the coding sequence ATGACAACTACTGCCCCTTCGACCCCTGGCGTTCAACTGCTCGAGGTCTCGCCGGAATATGCCGGCCAACGAATCGATAATTTCCTGCTGGCCCGGCTCAAAGGCGTGCCCAAGACCTTGATCTACCGCATTTTGCGCAAAGGCGAAGTGCGGGTGAACAAAGGTCGGATCAAGCCCGAATACAAGCTCCAGGCCGGTGACATCGTGCGCGTGCCGCCGGTTCGCGTGCCCGAGCGCGATGAGCCGGTGCCCTTGGCCCAGGGATTGCTGCAACGCCTTGAAGCCTCGATCGTCTACGAAGACAAGGCCCTGATCGTGATCAACAAGCCCGCGGGCATTGCGGTTCACGGCGGCAGCGGCCTGAATTTCGGAGTGATCGAAGCCTTTCGTCAGTTGCGTCCGGACGCCAAGGAGCTGGAACTGGTCCATCGCCTCGACCGCGACACCTCCGGCCTGCTGATGATCGCCAAGAAACGCAGCATGTTGCGCCATCTGCATGAGCAGTTGCGTGGCGACGGCGTCGACAAGCGCTACATGGCGCTGGTGCGTGGTCGCTGGGAAACCTCCATCAAGCAAGTTCGTGCGCCGCTGCTCAAGAGCAACCTGCGTTCCGGCGAGCGCATGGTCGAGGTCAACGAGGAGGGCAAGGAGGCGCTGACTGTGTTCAAGGTCTTGCGCCGTTTCGACGACTTCGCCACCTTGGTCGAGGCCAAACCGGTGACCGGGCGCACGCACCAGATCCGCGTCCATACCCTGCACGCCGGTCACTGCATTGCCGGTGACAGCAAATACGGCGATGACGACTTCACCAAGGAAATCCGCGACCTGGGCGGCAAGCGCCTGTTTCTCCATGCCTATATGCTCACCGTGCCGTTGCCCGATGGTGGCGAGCTGAAATTGCAGGCCCCGGTGGATGACATGTGGGCCAAGACCGTGGAGCGGCTGAGTGCATCCTGA
- the rpmF gene encoding 50S ribosomal protein L32 has translation MAVQQNKKSRSARDMRRSHDALEASTLSVEKTTGEVHLRHHVSPEGVYRGRKVIDKGADE, from the coding sequence ATGGCTGTTCAGCAGAACAAAAAATCCCGCTCTGCCCGTGACATGCGCCGTTCGCACGACGCTCTCGAGGCTAGCACCCTGTCCGTAGAAAAGACCACCGGTGAAGTTCACCTGCGTCACCACGTATCGCCAGAAGGCGTATACCGTGGCCGTAAAGTGATCGACAAGGGCGCCGACGAGTAA
- a CDS encoding S49 family peptidase has protein sequence MTDEWKAPAKASADNGDEKSWKLLEKTLLAGVEEQRRARRWGIFFKCLVFIYLFFGLALIFQAVDGKKSPGGGSAYTAVIDIEGMIADKEAASADNIVGSLRAAFEDSKVKGVVLRINSPGGSPVQAGYVYDEIVRLRAAHPDIKVYAVISDLGASGAYYIASAADQIYADKASLVGSIGVTAAGYGFVQTLDKLGVERRVYTAGEHKSFLDPFQPQKPEETAFWQGVLDTTHKQFIASVKKGRGERLKDKEHPELFSGLVWSGEQALPLGLIDGLGSASSVARDVIGEKELVDFTIEESPLDRFSKKLGASIAERLAMWMGFQGPALR, from the coding sequence ATGACCGATGAATGGAAGGCACCGGCCAAGGCGAGCGCTGACAACGGTGACGAAAAAAGCTGGAAGCTGCTGGAAAAGACCCTGTTGGCCGGGGTGGAGGAGCAGCGTCGTGCGCGGCGCTGGGGGATCTTCTTCAAGTGCCTGGTCTTCATTTATCTGTTTTTCGGCTTGGCGTTGATCTTCCAGGCGGTTGATGGCAAGAAGAGTCCGGGAGGTGGTTCGGCCTACACGGCGGTCATCGACATCGAAGGCATGATTGCCGACAAAGAGGCGGCCAGTGCGGACAATATTGTCGGCAGCCTGCGGGCCGCGTTCGAAGATTCGAAGGTCAAGGGCGTGGTGCTGCGCATCAACAGTCCGGGTGGCAGCCCGGTGCAGGCCGGCTACGTCTATGACGAAATCGTCCGCTTGCGCGCGGCGCATCCGGATATCAAGGTCTACGCGGTGATTTCCGACCTTGGTGCCTCGGGTGCCTATTACATCGCCAGTGCGGCGGACCAGATCTATGCCGACAAGGCCAGCCTGGTGGGCTCCATTGGCGTGACGGCGGCGGGTTATGGCTTCGTCCAGACGCTGGACAAGCTTGGGGTGGAGCGCCGGGTCTATACCGCGGGCGAGCACAAATCCTTCCTCGATCCGTTCCAGCCGCAAAAGCCTGAGGAAACGGCGTTCTGGCAGGGCGTGCTCGACACTACCCATAAACAGTTCATCGCCAGCGTCAAGAAGGGGCGGGGCGAGCGCCTGAAAGACAAGGAACACCCGGAGCTCTTCTCCGGGCTGGTCTGGTCGGGCGAGCAGGCGTTGCCGCTGGGCTTGATCGATGGCTTGGGCAGCGCCAGTTCGGTGGCTCGGGACGTGATTGGCGAGAAAGAGTTGGTGGATTTCACCATTGAAGAGTCGCCGCTCGACCGTTTCTCGAAAAAACTGGGCGCCAGCATCGCCGAGCGTCTGGCGATGTGGATGGGGTTCCAGGGGCCGGCGTTGCGCTGA
- a CDS encoding Maf family protein — protein sequence MLPLLLASSSVYRRELLARLGLPFVCHSPDIDESHRPGEPALELVKRLAREKALALAQSYPGHLIIGSDQVAVLGERILGKPHTFENAREQLLAASGAKVTFLTGLALLNSQTDACQVDCVAFTVNMRTLDPEHVERYLRAEQPYDCAGSFKAEGLGVSLFQSTEGPDATSLIGLPLIRLVDMLLAEGVQIP from the coding sequence ATGCTGCCTTTATTACTTGCCTCAAGCTCGGTCTATCGCCGGGAATTGCTCGCCCGCCTGGGGCTGCCGTTCGTCTGCCACTCACCCGATATCGACGAAAGCCATCGGCCCGGCGAACCCGCCCTCGAACTGGTCAAACGCCTGGCCCGGGAAAAAGCCCTGGCATTGGCCCAAAGCTATCCAGGGCACCTGATCATCGGCTCAGACCAGGTCGCCGTGCTCGGCGAGCGCATCCTGGGCAAACCTCACACCTTCGAGAACGCGCGTGAACAGCTGTTGGCCGCCAGCGGCGCCAAGGTCACGTTCCTGACCGGCCTGGCACTGCTCAACAGCCAGACAGACGCCTGCCAGGTCGATTGCGTTGCGTTTACCGTCAATATGCGCACCCTGGATCCAGAGCACGTCGAACGCTACCTGCGCGCCGAGCAACCCTACGATTGCGCCGGCAGCTTCAAGGCCGAGGGGCTGGGCGTAAGTCTGTTCCAGAGCACCGAAGGACCGGACGCCACCAGCCTGATCGGGCTGCCGCTGATTCGCCTTGTGGACATGTTGCTGGCCGAGGGTGTGCAAATCCCCTGA
- a CDS encoding YceD family protein, which yields MLNDPIPPHVDPRKLADRGTTLQGELLLADLKRLCDPLSDDVGTVQAKFVFERDERKSVVIHSFIDTEVKMVCQRCLELVTLPIHSECSYAVVKEGANTQSLPKGYDVLELGEDPLDLQSLIEEELLLALPIVPAHHPEECQQPAGADEPEPSEDEVTRSNPFSVLAQLKRDPNV from the coding sequence ATGTTGAATGACCCGATTCCACCTCACGTTGACCCGCGCAAATTGGCTGACCGTGGCACCACCCTTCAAGGTGAACTGCTGCTGGCCGATTTGAAGAGACTCTGCGACCCGCTTTCCGACGATGTCGGTACGGTCCAGGCCAAATTCGTTTTTGAACGAGATGAACGTAAATCTGTGGTTATCCACAGCTTTATCGACACTGAAGTCAAAATGGTTTGCCAGCGTTGTCTTGAGCTGGTCACCCTGCCGATCCACAGCGAATGCAGTTACGCCGTGGTGAAGGAGGGTGCGAATACCCAGTCGTTGCCGAAAGGTTATGACGTGCTGGAACTGGGCGAAGATCCATTGGATCTGCAGTCACTGATCGAGGAGGAGCTTCTGCTCGCCTTGCCCATTGTGCCTGCTCATCATCCGGAAGAATGCCAGCAGCCGGCGGGAGCAGATGAGCCCGAACCGAGCGAGGACGAGGTAACGCGGTCCAACCCGTTCAGTGTATTGGCGCAGTTAAAGCGTGACCCAAACGTTTAG
- the plsX gene encoding phosphate acyltransferase PlsX: MSAQVIAIDAMGGDFGPRSIVQASLACLNATPSLHLTLVGQSPLLEDMLSGQSAVDRARLTIVPASEIITMDEKPAQALRGKPDASMRVALELLRDGKVQACVSAGNTGALMALSRYVLKTLPGIDRPAMVAAIPTQRGFCQLLDLGANVDCSAEHLLQFAVMGSVAAETLGIVRPRVALLNIGTEDIKGNQQVKLAATLLQAARGINYIGFVEGDGLYRGEADVVVCDGFVGNILLKSSEGLATMIGQRIETLFRQSLASRVVGALALPLMRRLQADLAPARHNGASFLGLQGIVIKSHGSAGVQGFQSAINRAVIEIQENLPERLHGRLEDLLT; encoded by the coding sequence TTGTCCGCTCAAGTCATCGCGATTGACGCAATGGGCGGGGACTTCGGTCCCCGCAGCATTGTTCAGGCCAGCCTTGCTTGTCTGAATGCTACACCCTCGCTGCACCTGACCCTCGTCGGTCAATCCCCCCTCCTGGAAGACATGCTCAGCGGCCAATCGGCTGTGGATCGCGCGCGCCTGACGATTGTCCCGGCGTCCGAAATCATCACCATGGACGAAAAGCCGGCCCAGGCCCTGCGCGGCAAGCCTGACGCCTCGATGCGGGTGGCCCTTGAGCTGCTGCGTGATGGCAAGGTCCAGGCTTGTGTCAGCGCGGGCAATACCGGTGCGCTGATGGCGCTGTCACGCTATGTGCTCAAGACCTTGCCGGGTATCGACCGGCCCGCGATGGTGGCGGCGATCCCGACCCAGCGTGGCTTCTGTCAGTTGCTCGACCTGGGGGCGAACGTCGATTGCAGTGCCGAGCATCTGCTGCAGTTTGCGGTGATGGGCTCGGTCGCGGCTGAAACCCTGGGCATCGTGCGTCCTCGCGTGGCGTTGCTGAACATCGGCACCGAAGACATCAAGGGCAACCAGCAGGTCAAGCTGGCGGCAACGTTGTTGCAGGCGGCGCGGGGCATCAACTACATCGGTTTCGTCGAAGGCGATGGTCTGTACCGTGGCGAGGCCGATGTGGTGGTCTGTGACGGTTTCGTGGGCAATATCCTGCTCAAGTCCAGCGAGGGGCTGGCAACCATGATCGGCCAGCGCATCGAGACCTTGTTCAGGCAAAGCCTCGCTTCGCGGGTGGTCGGCGCCCTGGCGCTGCCGTTGATGCGTCGCTTGCAGGCGGACCTGGCGCCAGCGCGGCACAACGGTGCGAGTTTCCTCGGGTTGCAAGGTATCGTGATCAAGAGTCACGGGTCGGCGGGCGTGCAGGGTTTCCAGAGTGCGATCAATCGAGCGGTGATCGAGATCCAGGAGAACCTGCCGGAGCGCTTGCACGGTCGCCTCGAGGATTTGTTAACTTAG
- a CDS encoding HAD-IA family hydrolase has translation MHPDYKLLIFDWDGTLANSIGRIVESMHVASDRSGFARCDDFAVKGIIGLGLPEAIRSLYPEIDDDELVVFRQHYADHYIALEAEPSPLFEGVVHTLETLKGEGYRLAVATGKARRGLDRVLKAHGWDDYFDITRAADETASKPHPLMLEQILAHCGVLPAQALMVGDSSFDLQMARNAGMGSVAVSYGAQSIEALKVFEPRLAIDHFPELHAWLSQRAD, from the coding sequence GTGCATCCTGATTACAAATTGCTGATATTCGATTGGGACGGCACTCTTGCCAATTCCATCGGTCGGATCGTGGAGTCGATGCATGTCGCATCGGATCGCTCGGGTTTTGCCCGGTGCGACGATTTTGCGGTGAAGGGCATCATCGGCTTGGGGTTGCCGGAAGCGATTCGCAGTTTGTACCCGGAGATCGACGACGATGAGCTGGTGGTTTTTCGCCAGCACTATGCCGATCACTACATTGCGCTGGAGGCCGAGCCTTCGCCGTTGTTCGAGGGCGTGGTTCATACCCTTGAAACCTTGAAGGGCGAGGGTTATCGCTTGGCGGTCGCGACCGGCAAGGCTCGTCGTGGGTTGGATCGGGTATTGAAGGCCCATGGTTGGGACGATTATTTCGATATCACCCGTGCCGCCGATGAGACGGCCAGCAAGCCGCATCCGCTGATGCTCGAGCAGATACTGGCTCATTGTGGGGTGCTGCCTGCGCAGGCGTTGATGGTGGGGGATTCCTCGTTCGACCTGCAGATGGCGCGCAATGCCGGCATGGGTTCGGTGGCTGTCAGCTATGGTGCGCAGTCCATCGAGGCACTCAAGGTGTTCGAGCCGCGACTGGCGATTGATCATTTTCCTGAATTGCACGCCTGGCTGAGCCAGCGCGCCGATTAA